The Thermus brockianus genome window below encodes:
- a CDS encoding transglycosylase SLT domain-containing protein, with amino-acid sequence MRWLILLFLLGACRAQGLPPDYALLARGGVAELRQVALAGEGYARMLAGWRLVGEEAVPLAERAEFAWRYALFLEGARAFEPGWEAKAAWRVAAPLLEAAQDPRAFSAWERLLPEDEAVAALLRLGEGERLWEALFRGRAYEALLEVLPPGTRRDLWAQALYRLGRYREALPHYRAWAEAEPRGFLGLGYALWRLGRREEALEAFARYPHPEARYAQGRVLEEMGRVEEALALYRESTPEGLWRATALLERLGRKGEALPLYLELARTESPYADDAALRAHFLAGTLGEIGAQETALALLQGGLGLLLGKRPGPPPSPPPSPPLAEALRVEALLQGGQEAWARGEARYLLWRRPEAWPGLVPLFYRLGMYREGIRAAWPTALAYPRAYRAWVEGYAQGEGLDPNLLFALLHVESRFDPRAVSPTGALGLAQFLRSTWADVARMLGEPPADPFDPESAIRYAARYLRWLMERCQALGLEGVERLACAVTAYNGGIGYTSRGIAREGSLWAFLRFQERDEPREYVSKVLSAYAAYQAIP; translated from the coding sequence GTGCGCTGGCTTATCCTCCTGTTCCTCCTCGGCGCCTGCCGGGCCCAGGGGCTTCCCCCGGACTACGCCCTCTTGGCGCGGGGGGGCGTGGCCGAGCTCCGGCAGGTGGCCCTAGCGGGGGAAGGGTATGCCCGGATGCTGGCCGGTTGGCGCCTGGTGGGGGAGGAAGCGGTGCCCTTGGCGGAGCGGGCGGAGTTCGCTTGGCGCTACGCCCTCTTTTTGGAGGGGGCGAGGGCCTTTGAGCCGGGCTGGGAGGCCAAGGCCGCCTGGCGGGTGGCGGCGCCTCTTCTGGAGGCCGCCCAGGACCCCAGGGCCTTTTCCGCTTGGGAGAGGCTTCTGCCCGAGGATGAGGCGGTGGCGGCCCTTTTGCGCCTTGGGGAGGGGGAGAGGCTTTGGGAAGCCCTTTTCCGGGGCCGGGCTTACGAGGCCCTCCTGGAGGTTCTCCCTCCCGGGACGAGGCGGGACCTTTGGGCCCAGGCCCTTTATCGCTTGGGCCGATACCGGGAGGCATTGCCCCATTACCGGGCTTGGGCGGAGGCGGAGCCCCGGGGGTTTTTGGGTCTGGGCTACGCCCTTTGGCGTCTTGGGCGGCGGGAGGAGGCCTTGGAGGCCTTTGCCCGTTACCCCCATCCCGAGGCCCGCTACGCCCAGGGAAGGGTTCTGGAGGAGATGGGCCGGGTGGAGGAGGCCTTGGCCCTTTATCGGGAAAGCACCCCCGAGGGCCTTTGGCGGGCCACGGCCCTCCTGGAACGGCTTGGGCGCAAAGGAGAAGCCCTTCCCCTCTACCTAGAGCTTGCCCGCACGGAAAGCCCTTACGCCGACGACGCCGCCTTGCGGGCCCATTTCCTTGCGGGAACGCTGGGCGAAATAGGGGCACAGGAGACGGCCTTGGCCCTTCTGCAAGGGGGCTTGGGGCTCCTACTGGGCAAGCGCCCAGGCCCGCCCCCTTCTCCACCCCCTTCGCCCCCCCTGGCGGAGGCCTTGCGGGTGGAGGCCCTCCTTCAGGGGGGCCAGGAGGCCTGGGCCCGGGGGGAGGCGCGCTACCTCCTTTGGCGACGGCCCGAGGCCTGGCCCGGGCTCGTCCCCCTCTTCTACCGCCTGGGGATGTACCGGGAGGGAATCCGCGCCGCCTGGCCCACCGCCTTGGCCTACCCCCGGGCGTACCGGGCCTGGGTGGAGGGCTACGCCCAGGGGGAGGGCCTGGACCCGAACCTTCTTTTCGCCCTCCTCCACGTGGAAAGCCGCTTTGACCCCCGGGCGGTGAGCCCCACGGGGGCCTTGGGCCTGGCCCAGTTTTTAAGGAGCACCTGGGCCGACGTGGCCCGGATGCTTGGGGAACCCCCCGCCGACCCCTTTGACCCGGAAAGCGCCATCCGCTACGCCGCCCGCTACCTGCGCTGGCTTATGGAACGTTGCCAGGCCTTGGGGCTAGAGGGGGTGGAGCGGCTCGCCTGCGCCGTCACCGCCTACAACGGGGGTATCGGCTACACCTCCCGGGGCATCGCCCGGGAGGGAAGCCTTTGGGCTTTCCTCCGCTTCCAGGAACGGGACGAGCCCCGGGAGTACGTGAGCAAGGTCCTTTCCGCCTATGCCGCCTACCAGGCTATTCCTTAG
- the dnaB gene encoding replicative DNA helicase encodes MGQLPGYPEGRIPPHSLEAEQSVLGAILLDSDVLDELEGLLPSPEAFYTEAHRKIYTAMQALRGQGKPVDLVTLAEELSRRNELEGVGGLSYLVQLSEATPTAAYAEHYARIVAEKWTLRKLIQAAGEAMRLAYEEAGSLDEILDTAGKKILEVALTQTDTEARAMRELVHETFEHIEALFQNKGEVAGVRTGFKELDQLIGTLSPGSLNIIAARPAMGKTAFALTIAQHAALKEGVGVGIYSLEMPAAQLTLRMMCSEARIDMNRVRLGQLSDRDFSRLVDVAGRLSEAPIYIDDTPDLTLMELRARARRLKSQHGVGLLIIDYLQLMSGPGGGKQGENRQQEIAAISRGLKALARELNVPVIALSQLSRAVEARPNKRPMLSDLRESGSIEQDADLVMFIYRDEYYNPHSEKAGVAEIIVGKQRNGPTGTVELQFHAQHVRFNDLAKEP; translated from the coding sequence ATGGGCCAGTTGCCGGGTTATCCCGAAGGGCGTATTCCACCCCATAGCCTCGAGGCCGAACAGAGCGTCCTCGGGGCCATCCTCCTGGACTCGGACGTCCTGGACGAACTGGAAGGCCTTCTCCCCTCTCCCGAGGCCTTCTACACCGAGGCCCACCGCAAGATCTACACCGCCATGCAGGCCCTAAGGGGACAGGGGAAGCCCGTGGACCTGGTCACCTTGGCCGAGGAGCTCTCCCGCCGGAACGAGCTGGAGGGGGTGGGGGGGCTAAGCTACCTGGTCCAGCTTTCCGAGGCCACCCCCACCGCCGCCTACGCCGAGCACTACGCCCGCATCGTGGCGGAGAAGTGGACCTTGCGCAAGCTCATCCAGGCGGCGGGGGAGGCCATGCGCCTGGCCTACGAGGAGGCGGGGAGCCTGGACGAGATTTTGGACACCGCCGGGAAGAAGATCCTCGAGGTGGCCCTCACCCAGACGGACACCGAGGCCCGGGCCATGCGGGAGCTCGTCCACGAAACCTTTGAGCACATTGAGGCCCTCTTCCAGAACAAGGGGGAGGTGGCGGGGGTGCGTACGGGCTTCAAGGAGCTCGACCAGCTCATCGGCACCCTCTCCCCGGGCTCCCTAAACATCATCGCCGCCCGCCCCGCCATGGGCAAAACCGCCTTCGCCCTCACCATCGCCCAACACGCCGCCCTGAAGGAGGGGGTAGGGGTGGGCATCTACTCCCTGGAGATGCCCGCCGCCCAGCTCACCCTGCGCATGATGTGCTCCGAGGCCCGCATTGACATGAACCGGGTGCGCCTCGGGCAGCTTTCCGACCGGGATTTTTCCCGCCTGGTGGACGTGGCGGGCCGCCTTTCCGAAGCCCCCATCTACATTGACGACACCCCCGACCTGACCCTTATGGAACTCCGCGCCCGCGCCCGGCGGCTCAAGAGCCAGCACGGGGTGGGCCTGCTCATCATTGACTATCTGCAGCTCATGTCCGGGCCCGGGGGCGGCAAACAGGGGGAAAACCGCCAGCAGGAAATCGCCGCCATCTCCCGCGGGCTCAAGGCCCTGGCCCGGGAGCTCAACGTGCCCGTGATCGCCCTAAGCCAGCTTTCCCGGGCGGTGGAGGCCAGGCCCAACAAGCGCCCCATGCTCTCGGACCTCAGGGAGTCGGGCTCCATTGAGCAGGACGCCGACCTGGTGATGTTCATCTACCGGGACGAGTACTACAACCCCCACTCGGAGAAGGCGGGGGTGGCGGAGATCATCGTGGGCAAGCAGCGAAACGGCCCCACGGGCACGGTGGAGCTCCAGTTCCACGCCCAGCACGTCCGCTTCAACGACCTGGCCAAGGAGCCCTAG
- a CDS encoding protoglobin domain-containing protein: MHPGALLDLLKRRTGFTEAHARLLAELGRVMTPIAPEVALAFYDYLGRDPELSEILHAVPGRVERLYGTFARWYGDLFSGVYDGAYAERRRRIGLVHARLGIGPRAMIPAMGIVQELSLEHLRTALRGPEVFSAVEAFEKIIAIEIGLIEESYLEALSLGLSLGYRDLKEALSQGAAALLS; the protein is encoded by the coding sequence GTGCATCCTGGGGCGCTCTTGGACCTCCTGAAACGCCGCACCGGCTTTACCGAGGCCCACGCCCGGCTCCTCGCCGAGCTGGGCCGGGTGATGACCCCCATCGCCCCCGAGGTGGCCTTGGCCTTTTACGATTACCTGGGGCGGGACCCCGAGCTTTCGGAGATCCTCCATGCCGTGCCGGGGAGGGTGGAAAGGCTTTACGGCACCTTCGCCCGCTGGTATGGCGACCTCTTCTCGGGGGTGTATGACGGGGCCTATGCGGAAAGGCGTCGGCGCATCGGCCTGGTCCACGCCCGGCTGGGGATTGGCCCAAGGGCCATGATCCCTGCCATGGGCATCGTGCAGGAGCTTTCCCTGGAGCACCTGCGCACCGCCCTTAGGGGTCCCGAGGTTTTTAGCGCCGTGGAGGCCTTTGAGAAGATCATTGCCATAGAGATTGGGCTGATTGAGGAGAGCTACCTCGAGGCCCTCTCCCTGGGGCTTTCCCTGGGCTACCGGGACCTCAAGGAGGCCTTGTCCCAAGGGGCGGCGGCCCTGCTCTCCTAG
- a CDS encoding glutamate synthase-related protein has protein sequence MTWKEAYPDIPLGQDACGIIAMAEKSGKPSHRIVRRTLESLYRMAHRAGAIRGEGDGTGIQTDIPRELWARFLEEAGLEPELAFNPRFFVGHFFLPKGEEARVEEFFALLRREGQRLGVRPVHFRRGEVVSGVLGPVGRRTEPIFLQVAGLSPDGDGPLWELGLRLEALFPVHVVSLSTHSVVYKVRGAAELLKRYYPELSRPEFKSTIALGHNRYSTNTLSTFEQVQPFGLLGHNGEINTIERLRREMDYLGIPRTGGSDSQDLNRMLEGLIYRYGLSLPEAMDLVFPPVLGEVKALPEDLQDLYLALRQRFGPLAQGPAAIVSRHRDEAVFATDAMGLRPLWQFETPYEIVFSSERGVFNAEEFVTEPKPLAPGEKVYLRLTPEGPKVLPFDRHQRQVLERTLARTPVQGYRVHLQGPIRQAPPPVAGGSGVEVEEKPAPPPLGLERAFGWDRWDGAYLEALAKTGNEPIGSLGYDGPLAALNPEKPNLSEFFKETVAVVTNPAIDREREIEHFSTRTLLGRRPLPDGRGGGEVVELLLPIVLESDPGLAEAFGTLTLAEVRARFKTRTLVPQFTVEEGLLAGLKRLEEEAVKAVEEGAEVLILSDREAFQGGVWIDIGLAVAAVNRALLKRDAEGIALRRRTSLLVHSGGVRNLHDVAFLLGLGAEAVAPWLLEEKARALEGRKGVANALEALRKGLEKVISTMGIHELRGYGRIFSSIGLKPELAEYFGTRNFLGSEAAGYGFLELERTLLEREGFLRAEKVLPAKDFRFNPRIYKAAQEVASGQAPYSHFQEKVHSLERESPVAARQLLEVRFPERSDVAPEEVDLSVGGHSLPFLISAMSFGSQGEASFRAYVEAAKRLNMLCINGEGGEIPDMLGKYTHWRGQQVASGRFGVHAYMLNSASVIEIKIGQGAKPGEGGHLPGKKVSPKVAAARNAVPGVDLISPSNNHDLYSIEDLAQLIEELKTVNPKALVSVKVPVIPGIGTIAVGIAKAGADVITLSGFEGGTGAARLHALKYAGLPVELGVRRAHRALVRAGLRDKVEIWADGGLKTAYDVLRMVLLGADRVGMATMAMVAIGCTICRGCQLDTCHVGITTQIETVEEALAHGLKRFVPQDLERAVEHLTRFFGAMGEALRELVAALGARSLRELRGRSDLLYQRDHLEELDLSYFFAPVEEPEWLKDTSAHVLRKPLNQLTRTITEVVMGAYAEGGRRLLFQEGPVDSTDRALGAHLAGEIARRRLYGKGFEAEVELRFDAGSIAGNGLAAFNVDGMKVVVEGGAQDGVAKSAFGGTVAVLKGRNPYGAYVDGSVGKSFAYGAIGGLLIVEGVADSRFCIRLSGADVILGGEPERPLRDDLGNLAARAQAKGFAFEYMTRGRALVLGDPGPWICSGMTGGRVYLRHWPEMGLTEEAMKRRLAKGAKVAVKPLDARGVEDVRELLSAYIAVLREAKREEKANRLAKLLEDPATHFRMVEPVSQQVEQGVSTE, from the coding sequence ATGACCTGGAAGGAAGCTTACCCGGATATCCCCTTAGGCCAGGACGCCTGTGGCATCATCGCCATGGCGGAGAAGAGCGGCAAGCCCTCCCACCGCATCGTGCGGCGGACCTTGGAGAGCCTCTACCGCATGGCCCACCGGGCGGGGGCCATCCGAGGAGAAGGGGATGGCACGGGAATCCAAACCGACATCCCCCGGGAGCTTTGGGCCCGCTTCCTGGAGGAGGCGGGGCTAGAGCCCGAGCTGGCCTTCAACCCCCGCTTCTTCGTGGGCCACTTCTTCCTGCCCAAGGGGGAAGAGGCCCGGGTGGAGGAGTTTTTCGCCCTCCTCAGGCGGGAGGGGCAACGGCTTGGCGTGCGCCCCGTGCACTTCCGCCGGGGGGAGGTGGTGAGCGGGGTCTTGGGCCCCGTGGGGCGGCGCACCGAGCCCATCTTCCTCCAGGTGGCGGGGCTTAGCCCGGATGGGGACGGGCCTCTTTGGGAGCTAGGGCTTCGCCTCGAGGCCCTCTTCCCCGTGCACGTGGTTTCCCTTTCCACCCACAGCGTGGTCTACAAGGTGCGGGGGGCGGCGGAGCTTTTGAAGCGCTACTACCCCGAGCTTTCCCGCCCCGAGTTCAAGAGCACCATCGCCCTGGGGCACAACCGCTACTCCACCAACACCCTTTCCACCTTTGAACAGGTGCAGCCCTTTGGCCTCCTGGGCCACAACGGCGAAATCAACACCATTGAGCGCCTGAGGCGGGAGATGGACTACCTGGGCATCCCCCGCACCGGGGGCTCGGACTCCCAGGACCTGAACCGCATGCTGGAGGGGCTCATCTACCGCTACGGCCTCTCCCTGCCCGAGGCCATGGACCTGGTCTTCCCCCCGGTTCTGGGCGAGGTCAAGGCCCTGCCGGAGGATCTCCAGGACCTCTACCTGGCCCTAAGGCAACGCTTCGGTCCCTTGGCCCAGGGGCCCGCCGCCATCGTGAGCCGCCACCGGGACGAGGCGGTCTTCGCCACCGACGCCATGGGCCTAAGGCCCCTTTGGCAGTTTGAAACCCCCTACGAGATCGTCTTCTCCTCGGAGCGGGGGGTCTTCAACGCCGAGGAGTTCGTCACCGAGCCCAAGCCCCTGGCCCCGGGGGAGAAGGTCTACCTCCGCCTGACCCCGGAAGGGCCCAAGGTCCTGCCCTTTGACCGCCACCAGCGCCAGGTCTTGGAGAGGACCCTGGCCCGCACCCCGGTGCAGGGGTACCGGGTTCACCTGCAAGGGCCCATCCGCCAGGCGCCGCCCCCGGTGGCGGGGGGAAGCGGGGTGGAGGTGGAGGAAAAGCCCGCCCCGCCTCCCTTGGGCCTGGAAAGGGCCTTCGGCTGGGACCGCTGGGACGGGGCCTACCTGGAGGCCCTGGCCAAGACGGGCAACGAGCCCATCGGCTCCCTGGGCTACGATGGCCCCTTGGCTGCCCTAAACCCGGAGAAGCCCAACCTCTCGGAGTTCTTCAAGGAAACCGTGGCGGTGGTGACCAACCCCGCCATTGACCGGGAGCGGGAGATTGAGCACTTCTCCACCCGCACCCTCTTAGGCCGCCGCCCCTTGCCCGATGGAAGGGGTGGGGGGGAGGTGGTGGAGCTCCTCCTCCCCATCGTCCTGGAGTCCGACCCCGGTCTGGCGGAGGCCTTTGGCACCCTCACCCTGGCCGAGGTGCGCGCCCGCTTTAAGACCCGCACCCTGGTGCCCCAGTTCACCGTGGAGGAGGGGCTTCTCGCTGGGCTCAAGCGCCTGGAAGAGGAAGCGGTAAAGGCGGTGGAGGAGGGGGCCGAGGTCCTCATCCTCTCCGACCGGGAGGCCTTCCAGGGAGGCGTGTGGATTGACATCGGCTTGGCGGTGGCGGCGGTGAACCGGGCCCTCCTCAAGCGGGACGCCGAGGGGATCGCCTTAAGGCGGCGTACCTCCCTCCTCGTCCACTCCGGGGGTGTGCGCAACCTGCACGACGTGGCCTTCCTCCTGGGCCTGGGGGCGGAGGCGGTGGCGCCCTGGCTTTTGGAGGAAAAGGCCAGGGCCTTGGAGGGGCGCAAGGGGGTGGCGAACGCCCTCGAGGCCCTTCGCAAGGGCCTGGAGAAGGTCATCTCCACCATGGGCATCCACGAGCTCCGGGGGTATGGGAGGATCTTCAGCTCCATCGGGCTTAAGCCCGAGCTGGCGGAGTATTTTGGCACCCGGAACTTCCTGGGCTCGGAAGCCGCAGGCTACGGCTTTTTGGAATTGGAGCGCACCCTTTTGGAGCGGGAGGGCTTCCTGCGGGCGGAAAAGGTCCTGCCCGCCAAGGACTTCCGCTTTAACCCGAGGATTTACAAGGCCGCCCAGGAGGTGGCCTCGGGCCAGGCCCCCTACAGCCACTTCCAGGAAAAGGTGCACTCCTTGGAGCGGGAAAGCCCCGTGGCCGCCCGGCAGCTCTTGGAGGTGCGCTTCCCCGAAAGGAGCGACGTGGCCCCGGAGGAGGTGGACCTCTCCGTGGGGGGGCATTCCCTGCCCTTCCTCATCAGCGCCATGAGCTTCGGCTCCCAGGGGGAGGCCTCCTTCCGCGCTTACGTGGAGGCGGCCAAGCGCCTCAACATGCTCTGCATCAACGGGGAGGGTGGGGAGATCCCCGATATGCTCGGCAAGTACACCCACTGGCGGGGGCAGCAGGTGGCCTCGGGCCGCTTCGGCGTCCACGCCTACATGCTGAACTCCGCCAGCGTCATTGAGATCAAGATCGGCCAGGGGGCCAAGCCCGGGGAGGGCGGCCACCTGCCCGGCAAGAAGGTCTCCCCCAAGGTGGCGGCCGCCCGCAACGCCGTGCCCGGGGTGGACCTCATCAGCCCCTCCAACAACCACGACCTCTACTCCATTGAGGACCTGGCCCAGCTCATAGAGGAACTCAAGACGGTGAACCCCAAGGCCCTGGTTTCCGTAAAGGTGCCCGTGATTCCCGGCATCGGCACCATCGCCGTGGGCATCGCCAAGGCGGGGGCGGATGTCATCACCCTTTCCGGCTTTGAGGGGGGCACGGGGGCAGCAAGGCTCCACGCCCTCAAGTACGCCGGGCTTCCCGTGGAACTGGGGGTGCGCCGGGCCCACCGGGCCCTGGTGCGGGCGGGCTTGCGGGACAAGGTGGAGATCTGGGCCGACGGGGGGCTCAAGACCGCTTACGACGTGCTCCGGATGGTCCTCTTGGGGGCGGATAGGGTGGGCATGGCCACCATGGCCATGGTGGCCATCGGCTGCACCATCTGCCGCGGCTGCCAGCTGGACACCTGCCACGTGGGCATCACCACGCAGATAGAAACGGTGGAGGAGGCCTTGGCCCACGGCCTCAAGCGCTTCGTGCCCCAGGACCTGGAGCGGGCGGTGGAGCACCTTACCCGCTTCTTCGGGGCCATGGGCGAGGCCCTTAGGGAGTTGGTGGCGGCCTTGGGGGCCCGTTCCCTAAGGGAGCTTCGGGGGCGCTCGGACCTCCTCTACCAGCGGGACCACCTGGAGGAGTTGGACTTAAGTTACTTCTTCGCCCCCGTGGAGGAGCCCGAGTGGCTCAAGGACACCTCGGCCCACGTGCTCCGGAAGCCTCTGAACCAGCTTACCCGCACCATCACCGAGGTGGTCATGGGGGCCTACGCGGAAGGGGGGAGGCGGCTTTTGTTCCAGGAGGGGCCGGTGGACTCCACGGACCGGGCCTTGGGCGCCCATTTGGCCGGGGAGATCGCCCGCAGGCGGCTTTACGGCAAGGGCTTTGAGGCGGAGGTGGAGCTCCGCTTTGACGCCGGGAGCATCGCCGGGAACGGCCTTGCCGCCTTCAACGTGGACGGGATGAAGGTGGTGGTGGAGGGCGGGGCCCAAGACGGGGTGGCCAAGAGCGCCTTCGGCGGCACCGTGGCCGTTCTGAAAGGGCGCAACCCCTACGGGGCCTACGTGGACGGTTCCGTGGGCAAGAGCTTTGCCTACGGGGCCATCGGCGGCCTCCTCATCGTGGAGGGGGTGGCGGATAGCCGCTTCTGCATCCGGCTTTCCGGTGCGGACGTGATCCTGGGCGGGGAGCCCGAGCGCCCCCTCAGGGACGACCTCGGCAACCTGGCCGCCCGGGCGCAGGCCAAGGGCTTCGCCTTTGAGTACATGACCCGGGGCCGGGCCTTGGTCCTGGGGGACCCTGGGCCTTGGATCTGCTCGGGGATGACGGGGGGAAGGGTTTACCTGCGCCACTGGCCGGAAATGGGCCTCACCGAGGAGGCCATGAAGCGCCGGCTGGCCAAGGGGGCCAAGGTGGCGGTGAAGCCCTTGGACGCTCGGGGGGTGGAGGACGTACGGGAACTCCTTTCCGCCTACATCGCCGTCCTTCGGGAGGCCAAGCGGGAGGAGAAGGCGAACCGGTTGGCGAAGCTCTTGGAAGACCCGGCGACCCACTTCCGGATGGTGGAGCCCGTGAGCCAGCAGGTGGAGCAAGGGGTGAGCACGGAGTAG
- a CDS encoding BlaI/MecI/CopY family transcriptional regulator yields MDREAWVMRAVEALRFATFKDIQRYLDEEGEPFSKKELEDTLKALVAKGLLEEKEGTYRLARKKGSAEALKKLFGD; encoded by the coding sequence ATGGACCGCGAGGCCTGGGTCATGCGGGCGGTGGAGGCGTTGCGCTTCGCCACCTTCAAGGACATCCAGCGCTATCTGGACGAGGAGGGGGAGCCCTTCTCCAAAAAGGAACTGGAGGACACCCTAAAGGCCCTCGTGGCCAAGGGCCTTTTGGAGGAAAAAGAGGGCACCTACCGGCTGGCCCGCAAAAAGGGTAGCGCCGAGGCGCTCAAGAAGCTCTTCGGCGACTAG
- the guaB gene encoding IMP dehydrogenase, giving the protein MYGGKILYEGLTFDDVLLLPDYSEVLPKEVSVKTRLTKRLTLNIPILSAAMDTVTEAEMAIAMAREGGLGVIHKNLSIEVQAAMVRKVKRSEAGMIQDPVTLPPTATLEDAERLMREYRIGGLPVVDLYGKLLGLVTNRDLRFERDLKRPVTEVMTPLERLITAPPGTTLEEAEEILRKHKVEKLPLVDESGRLRGLLTLKDIVKRKQYPNAAKDALGRLLVGAAVGASKDLPERAQALVEAGVDVLVLDSAHGHSKGILEALVYLKETFGDKVEVVAGNVATREGARALAERGADAVKVGIGPGSICTTRVVTGVGVPQISAILEAVAGVEGLDVPVIADGGIKYTGDVAKAIAAGAHTVMLGSMLAGTDEAPGEEVLKDGRRYKLYRGMGSLGAMRQGSADRYFQDPGKGGETEAKKLVPEGIEGMVPYKGPVADVLYQIVGGLRSAMGYVGAPDIETFRKKARFVRMTMAGLIESHPHDVVVVKEAPNYSR; this is encoded by the coding sequence ATGTACGGGGGGAAGATCCTCTACGAAGGGCTTACCTTTGACGACGTCCTCCTCTTGCCGGATTACTCCGAGGTCCTGCCCAAGGAGGTTTCCGTCAAGACCCGGCTCACCAAAAGGCTCACCCTGAACATCCCCATCCTCTCCGCCGCCATGGACACGGTGACGGAGGCGGAGATGGCCATCGCCATGGCCCGGGAGGGGGGACTTGGGGTCATCCATAAGAACCTTTCCATAGAGGTCCAGGCGGCCATGGTGCGCAAGGTGAAGCGCTCCGAGGCGGGCATGATCCAAGACCCCGTGACCCTGCCCCCCACCGCCACCCTCGAGGACGCTGAACGCCTCATGCGGGAGTACCGCATCGGGGGGCTTCCCGTGGTGGACCTTTACGGGAAGCTCTTGGGCCTGGTGACCAACCGCGACCTCCGCTTTGAGCGGGACCTCAAGCGCCCCGTCACCGAGGTCATGACCCCCTTGGAGCGCCTCATCACCGCTCCCCCCGGCACCACCTTGGAGGAGGCGGAGGAGATCTTGCGCAAGCACAAGGTGGAGAAGCTTCCCCTGGTGGACGAGTCGGGAAGGCTCAGGGGGCTTCTCACCCTCAAGGATATCGTCAAGCGCAAGCAGTACCCCAACGCCGCCAAGGACGCCCTGGGCCGGCTTCTGGTGGGGGCGGCGGTGGGGGCGAGCAAGGACCTGCCCGAAAGGGCCCAGGCCCTGGTGGAGGCGGGGGTGGACGTCTTGGTCCTGGACTCGGCCCACGGGCACTCCAAGGGGATTCTGGAAGCCCTTGTTTATCTGAAAGAGACCTTCGGGGACAAGGTGGAGGTGGTCGCCGGGAACGTGGCCACGCGGGAGGGGGCCCGGGCCTTGGCCGAGCGGGGGGCGGATGCGGTGAAGGTGGGCATCGGCCCCGGTTCCATCTGCACCACCCGGGTGGTGACGGGGGTGGGGGTGCCCCAGATCTCCGCCATCCTCGAGGCGGTGGCCGGGGTGGAGGGCTTGGACGTCCCCGTCATCGCCGATGGCGGCATCAAGTACACCGGGGATGTGGCCAAGGCCATCGCCGCCGGGGCCCACACGGTGATGCTGGGGAGCATGCTGGCGGGCACCGACGAGGCCCCGGGGGAGGAGGTGCTCAAGGACGGCCGGCGCTACAAGCTCTACCGGGGCATGGGCTCCTTGGGGGCCATGCGCCAAGGGTCTGCCGACCGCTACTTCCAAGACCCCGGTAAGGGAGGGGAAACGGAGGCCAAAAAGCTCGTTCCCGAGGGGATTGAGGGCATGGTGCCCTACAAGGGGCCCGTGGCGGACGTGCTTTACCAGATCGTGGGGGGGCTTAGGAGTGCCATGGGCTACGTGGGGGCCCCGGACATAGAAACCTTCCGCAAAAAGGCCCGTTTCGTGCGCATGACCATGGCCGGCCTCATTGAGAGCCACCCCCACGACGTGGTGGTCGTCAAGGAGGCCCCCAACTACTCCCGCTAG
- a CDS encoding response regulator transcription factor, which yields MATVLLVEDERAVRLGVRLALERAGHRVLEAENAREAWPLLKEAEAVILDWMLPDEPGIKLLERMRQGAFAELPVLLLTARSEVRDRVEGLSQGADDYLVKPFATEELLARLEALLRRAGKRKVLRRGPLLLDLERMEASLEGKPLPLTRREFALLAFLAQHPGRVYTREELLEAVWGPEYWGTPRTVDQHILQLREKLGEDPKTPRFLETVRGLGYRFKEVG from the coding sequence GTGGCCACGGTGCTCCTGGTGGAGGACGAGCGGGCGGTGCGGCTTGGGGTCCGCCTCGCCCTGGAGCGGGCCGGGCACCGGGTGCTGGAGGCGGAAAACGCCCGGGAAGCCTGGCCCCTCCTCAAGGAAGCGGAGGCCGTGATCCTGGACTGGATGCTCCCGGACGAGCCGGGAATAAAGCTCCTGGAAAGGATGCGCCAAGGCGCCTTCGCCGAGCTTCCCGTCCTCCTCCTCACCGCCCGCTCGGAGGTGCGGGACCGGGTGGAGGGCCTGAGCCAGGGGGCGGACGATTACCTGGTGAAGCCCTTCGCCACGGAAGAACTTTTGGCCCGCCTCGAGGCCCTCCTGCGCCGCGCCGGCAAGCGCAAGGTCCTCCGCCGCGGGCCCCTCCTCCTGGACCTGGAAAGGATGGAGGCGAGCCTCGAGGGCAAGCCCCTCCCCCTCACCCGGCGGGAGTTCGCCCTTTTGGCCTTCTTGGCCCAGCATCCGGGCCGGGTCTACACCCGGGAGGAACTTTTAGAAGCCGTGTGGGGACCCGAGTACTGGGGAACGCCTAGAACCGTGGACCAGCACATCCTGCAGCTACGGGAAAAGCTGGGCGAAGACCCCAAAACCCCCCGCTTTTTGGAAACGGTACGGGGGCTTGGGTACCGCTTCAAGGAGGTGGGGTGA